A window of the Bacillus andreraoultii genome harbors these coding sequences:
- a CDS encoding Ger(x)C family spore germination protein gives MRKIFTIFFFLCIPIFLTGCWNHKELTDIGIVAAVGIDKGDYLKYKMTFQIINQRNVSGTQQSSGLTGPPVTIYQSEGNNMLEAARNSLQHVSRQMYFAHANLLVISEEVAREGIGDILDLSIRSPDFRATASVVIAKDAKAGDILSTLTPVDQIPANKVNKLLDYSEMLLGKSIQISVGELVSIIQSKGSEGIINGFVIRGDEEKKAEDTNLMSTKPLATLNADGIGIFNSDRLITWANGTEARGINWIINNLKSTIVNFDWNNKKDAIGVTVSLTKAKIKADIKNNKPHIKVHVDVEGNLTESTTFIDLSKSSEVIKIQKAMSKEIHDELQESIAFAQKHKADVFGFGDKISHIDEDYWKKVENDWQDKIFPYLDVDVEVNGFIRRTGLISKPFIFEDKKE, from the coding sequence ATGAGAAAAATCTTTACCATATTCTTTTTTTTGTGTATTCCAATCTTTTTAACTGGGTGTTGGAATCATAAGGAACTAACTGATATTGGAATTGTTGCTGCTGTCGGAATTGATAAAGGGGATTATCTTAAATACAAAATGACCTTTCAAATTATTAACCAAAGAAACGTATCAGGAACACAACAATCTAGTGGATTAACCGGACCACCCGTTACAATTTATCAAAGTGAGGGAAACAATATGTTAGAAGCCGCACGGAACTCATTGCAACATGTATCACGACAAATGTACTTTGCTCATGCAAATCTTTTAGTAATTAGTGAGGAGGTAGCGAGAGAAGGAATTGGCGATATACTTGACTTATCAATACGGTCACCAGATTTTCGCGCAACAGCAAGCGTTGTTATTGCAAAAGACGCAAAAGCTGGGGATATTCTTAGTACATTAACACCGGTTGATCAAATTCCTGCAAATAAAGTGAATAAACTACTTGACTACTCTGAAATGTTATTAGGTAAAAGTATTCAAATTTCAGTTGGCGAATTAGTTTCAATCATTCAGTCAAAAGGAAGTGAAGGAATTATAAATGGATTTGTTATTAGAGGAGATGAGGAGAAAAAAGCTGAGGATACGAATTTAATGTCAACAAAACCACTAGCCACTCTTAATGCAGATGGAATCGGTATATTTAATAGTGACCGACTAATAACATGGGCAAATGGGACGGAGGCACGAGGAATTAACTGGATTATTAACAATTTAAAATCAACCATTGTTAATTTTGATTGGAATAATAAAAAGGATGCAATTGGAGTAACAGTCAGCTTAACAAAGGCGAAAATTAAGGCTGATATAAAAAATAATAAACCACATATTAAAGTTCATGTTGACGTCGAAGGAAATTTAACAGAATCAACGACATTTATTGATTTATCGAAATCAAGTGAAGTCATTAAAATTCAAAAAGCGATGAGTAAAGAAATTCATGATGAGCTACAAGAATCGATTGCGTTTGCTCAGAAGCATAAAGCAGACGTATTTGGGTTTGGGGATAAAATTAGTCATATCGATGAAGACTATTGGAAAAAAGTTGAAAATGATTGGCAAGATAAAATATTTCCGTATTTAGATGTAGATGTTGAAGTGAATGGTTTTATTCGCCGTACGGGGTTAATTTCAAAGCCATTTATATTTGAGGATAAAAAGGAATGA